A single Macaca mulatta isolate MMU2019108-1 chromosome 15, T2T-MMU8v2.0, whole genome shotgun sequence DNA region contains:
- the PLPP7 gene encoding inactive phospholipid phosphatase 7 isoform X2, which translates to MPASQSRARARDRNNVLNRAEFLSLNQPPKGGPEPRSSGRKASSPSAQPPPAGDGARERRQSQQLPEEDCMQLNPSFKGIAFNSLLAIDICMSKRLGVCAGRAASWASARSMVKLIGITGHGIPWIGGTILCLVKSSTLAGQEVLMNLLLD; encoded by the exons ATGCCAGCTTCCCAGAGCCGGGCCCGCGCCAGGGACCGCAACAACGTCCTCAACCGGGCTGAGTTCCTGTCCCTGAACCAGCCCCCCAAGGGGGGCCCGGAGCCCCGCAGCTCCGGCAGAAAGGCCTCCAGCCCCTCGGCACAGCCCCCACCTGCTGGTGACGGGGCCCGAGAGCGACGCCAGTCACAGCAGCTGCCAGAGGAGGACTGCATGCAGCTGAACCCCTCCTTCAAGGGCATCGCCTTCAACTCCCTGCTGGCCATCGATATCTGTATGTCCAAGCGGCTGGGGGTGTGTGCCGGCCGGGCGGCGTCCTGGGCCAGTGCTCGCTCCATGGTCAAGCTCATCGGCATCACGGGCCACGGCATCCCCTGGATCGGAGGCACCATCCTCTGCCTGGTGAAGAGCAGCACACTGGCCGGACAGGAGGTGCTCATGAATCTGCTCCTGG ATTAG